TAAAAGAACTTGAAGAGTGAATAGTTAATTATCTTAATTAATTATTCTTTTCAATAATTTCTTTTAATTCAATTATTTCTTCTTTTAACTCCTCGATTTTTTTCTCATTTTCATTTAGCTGCTCATTGACTTTTTTTAACTCCTCTTCGGAATTTGCAACATTTTCCTTTAACTCATGTATATGATAGCTTCCTTCCTGCAGCACATTATCCATGAAATAGGAAGAGATCGCCCCCGTGATTGCACTGAAAATGAACACTCCTATTATTAACAATACTAGGCTGAATACCTTACCGAAGACCGTAGAGGGAGTAATGTCACCATAACCGACTGTTGTTAAACTAACAATCACAAACCATAAATCATCAAACAGATTGTTCATACTAGGGTCAATTAGATATAAGCCCAATGTTGAGCCTATTACAACCAAAACAAAAACTCCTAAAATCTCATCCAGATGAGTGCTTTTTAAAAAGACCCCAACAATTCTGAAAAAGAGTGCAATTAGCAGTAACACTCGTATGAATTTAATAAACATTATATAATCAGAGACTAAAAACGGAGATAACATTAAATCAAAAGGTATTGCTGCAATCAATCCTATGAAATTTTCCTTAAAATAACCAAGTTTATCTGAAGATTTATTAAATCCTTTAAAAAAGTCAAACAAAAGAACAAGACATACAAATATGTCAAAAAAGAAAATGGCATTGAATTCAGCCAAATTAAGAACTATTGAAGTGGAAATCAAGATTATATTGATAAAAACTATAATGCTCAACACTATTTTAGAGACATTGCGAATCTTCGTTTTCATTCCACACATCACCTATCTTATGCAATCCGGACAAATCCCTAAATAAGGCGCAACGGCTTTTTTGATATCTGAAGAAACCTTATTAACCCCATTGTTTGCATCAATCACCTGATGTTCATAATTCTCAACCAACTTCAGATAATTTTCTTTGACGCCAGTCAAGAATTCCTCATTTTCAAAAGTATCTTCACCAGATGTCCTTGCAACAGATTTAGAAACATCCAAATCAAGCAATATCAACAAATCCGGTTTTTTAGCGTATTTATTTAAGACCTCAATCCAATCTGCAGGTTCCTGATAAGCAAGAGATGAAATAAATGACCGGTCAGAAATTATGATTTTAGATTCATCTTCCAATCTATCCATTATTAGCATCCTATCAGCTGCAAAAAGCAAGCCTAAAGTCTTTTGAACATTATCGGATGTGGCATCAGGCCTTTGCAGGATTTTACGAATCAATTTTCCAACTTCGGAATCTGTCGGTTCAACCAATGTTTCGACCCTGAATCCATTATCCTCAAGCCATTCCTTTAACATTCCAATTTGGGTTGATTTTCCGGCACCGTCTATTCCTTCAAATACTATGTACATAAAATAGATTATGTTTTAATTTAATATATAATTAATTACAAAAAGATTAATGAATAAATCAATCAAGGTGTATTAATAAAATGGTTTTAGAAGAATTGTTAGCTCCTGCAGGTTCTCCAGAAGTTTTGACCATTGCGGTTAATGCCGGTGCCGATGCCGTTTATCTAGCCGGTCAGCAATATGGAGCTAGAGCTTATGCTAAAAACTTTACAATTGAAGAAATTGAAAATGCTGTTAATTACGCTCATTTGAATGGTGCTAAAATCCATGTAACAGTCAACACACTAATAAACAACTTTGAAATTGTTGATGTACTAAAATACTTATTTAAATTATATCAGATTGGAGTGGATGCAGTTATTGTACAGGATCTTGGATTAATCTGGCTTTTAAAGACATTCATTCCAGAATTGGAGGTTCATGCCTCAACACAAATGGGTTTGAACAATTACTCCTCATTCAAATGGGCCAGCAAAAATAATATAAAACGGGTTGTGCTTCCAAGGGAAGTCAGTATTGAACAAATCAAAGATACTCATGACCAACTTGAAAAAGACAACATTGACATGGACATTGAAGTATTTGGACATGGGGCACTATGCTATTGCGTAAGTGGAAAATGTTACATGTCATCATACAATAGCGGGAGAAGCGGAAACAGGGGAGCATGTGCACAGCCTTGCAGAAGGGAATATCGTCTAAAGTACAGAGGATACAACATAGGAAATGGGTACCTGCTTTCAACACATGACCTTGCAACATATGACAACATACAGGCCATTTCAGATGCAGGAGTTAAATCGCTGAAATTGGAAGGGCGAATGAAATCAGGAGATTATATCGGAACCATCGTCAACAGTTACAGGAACATCATTGACGGAAATCCTGGAGACTATAAGAAAGACTTGCACCTTGTTTTTAATCGCCAATTTACCAACGGATACATGATGGGAGACAGGCCAGGAGAAGTAATGGGAAGAGGAAGTTCAGGTCATGAAGGCCTATACATCGGAGACATTACAAACATTGAAGATACCAAAGTCACAATTGAAATTAAAAATAAGGAGATTCCAATTATTCTAGAGCCTGGCGATGGAATTGCATTTAAATACAACGGCAAAATTAAAGGAATCTATCTTGAAAACATTATCAAGCAGGATGAGAATGAGATAATAATAGACACCACACGCCTTGTCAAGGTTGGAACTGAAGTATTCATCAGCTATTCCAAATCAACACACGATTATCTAAAGCAATTTGAAAAGGAAACCATTAAAAACAATGTTGGAATTAATCTGTCCCTAACCTGGGATGAAAACCTTAACCTATTCACAAAAGTTGAATACCATATAGATGATGAGTTGATTAATTTCAGGCATAAAACCTTAGACAAGTTCCAAAAGGCTAAAAATAAACCAGTTACAGAGGAAACAATTGAAAAGCAGCTTAATAAAACTGGAGGAACTCCATTCTACATTGAAAATATTAGATTTAATAACATGCCTAAGGACATTTTCATCCCAATCCGTGAAATTAACCAGATCAGGCGTGAAATCCTAGACACCGCAACCGAACTTTTAATCAACCATTATACTCCAACTAAAAAGTCTGTCAAAGCTGTGCGTAAGAATCTGACCAAATTTTTCGAGGATTATGAAAACGCGCCGAACAAAACAAAAAGGAAAACACCGAAATTATCCGTATTTGTAGATGACATTTCCCAAATTAATGCAGTGTCCGGATTTGACTTGAAAAGAATCTATTTTGATAGAAACTGCCACTATAACAATCCGGAGGATTACTTTAATGACATAAAAGAAACTTTAAAGAAAGCCAGTTTAATGGCTTCCCCAACAGAACTCGTTTGGGTTTTATCCTCATTCATATCAGAAGAAGATGCAAACAGATGCAATGAAATTGTCAAGGAGCTTGAAAATGAAGGAATAATCGTTTCAGTGATGGGAGATTTCCCCGGAATGGCTGAACTATTCGATTGTCCGATTTATGGAAACCATAACTTAAATGTATGGAACAGCTTTGCTGTTCGTGACTTAAATGAAGCAGGATTCAAATCATTGATAGTGTCCTCTGAACTTTCAGGTGAAGAAATCAGAGAGTTAATCAATAAGAATCATGACCGAAATATTGAATTGGAAATGATTGTCAATGGAAATCTGGAGGTCATTGTAAGCAAGGACGATTTCACTAACCTAAATGACGGCAAGGACTTCATCATATCAAATGATGCTGATTATGCAACACTGGAAGATAAAAAAAGGAAAAAGTTCAAGTATAAAATATTTTTCGACTACAACAGACAAAGCCACATTATCAATAAAGACTGCTTATGCCTAATTGAAGAGATTAATGAAATCAAAGAGTTCCATCTTGATTCATTGATTCTGGATTGCAGATACTCAAATGAAAAATACACCACACAAATCCTATCAATATACAATGAAAGCCTCAAAAATAAAGACCCGGAAGAATTAACCAAATACAAATACCAGATTATGGATTCCTCACAATCCTACATCAACAAGGGCAACTATATTGAAGGCAGACTACATGAGGACAAAAAATGAGAATTCCTGAATTGCTTGCACCGGTCGGGTCAATGGATTATCTGAAAGTGGCTATAAATGCTGGAGCAAGTTCTGTCTATTTATCTGGAAAAAACTATGGCGCCCGCAAGTTTGCTGAAAACTTCACATTAGATGAAATTGCCGAAGCAGTAAACATTGCCCATATGCACAACGTTAAAGTTTACGTCACTGTAAACACATTAATCAGACAATCCGAACTTGAAAATGTAATTAATTATTTATCCAAGCTATATGCAATAGGAGTTGATGCTGTCCTTATCCAGGATTTGGGTTTGGTTGAACTGATAAACAAGCATTTGCCTAACCTAACGATTCATGCATCAACGCAAATGACCGCAGAAAATCAACTCAAACTAGATTATATTGAAAGCAAAGGCATAAAAAGGGTTGTTCTTCCACGTGAAATGAGAAAAGACGAAATCAAAAATTTGAAAACAGATATGGAACTTGAAATATTCGCTCATGGAGCGTTATGCTATTCATATTCCG
The Methanobrevibacter sp. DNA segment above includes these coding regions:
- a CDS encoding potassium channel family protein, with the protein product MKTKIRNVSKIVLSIIVFINIILISTSIVLNLAEFNAIFFFDIFVCLVLLFDFFKGFNKSSDKLGYFKENFIGLIAAIPFDLMLSPFLVSDYIMFIKFIRVLLLIALFFRIVGVFLKSTHLDEILGVFVLVVIGSTLGLYLIDPSMNNLFDDLWFVIVSLTTVGYGDITPSTVFGKVFSLVLLIIGVFIFSAITGAISSYFMDNVLQEGSYHIHELKENVANSEEELKKVNEQLNENEKKIEELKEEIIELKEIIEKNN
- the tmk gene encoding dTMP kinase, which codes for MYIVFEGIDGAGKSTQIGMLKEWLEDNGFRVETLVEPTDSEVGKLIRKILQRPDATSDNVQKTLGLLFAADRMLIMDRLEDESKIIISDRSFISSLAYQEPADWIEVLNKYAKKPDLLILLDLDVSKSVARTSGEDTFENEEFLTGVKENYLKLVENYEHQVIDANNGVNKVSSDIKKAVAPYLGICPDCIR
- a CDS encoding U32 family peptidase; this encodes MVLEELLAPAGSPEVLTIAVNAGADAVYLAGQQYGARAYAKNFTIEEIENAVNYAHLNGAKIHVTVNTLINNFEIVDVLKYLFKLYQIGVDAVIVQDLGLIWLLKTFIPELEVHASTQMGLNNYSSFKWASKNNIKRVVLPREVSIEQIKDTHDQLEKDNIDMDIEVFGHGALCYCVSGKCYMSSYNSGRSGNRGACAQPCRREYRLKYRGYNIGNGYLLSTHDLATYDNIQAISDAGVKSLKLEGRMKSGDYIGTIVNSYRNIIDGNPGDYKKDLHLVFNRQFTNGYMMGDRPGEVMGRGSSGHEGLYIGDITNIEDTKVTIEIKNKEIPIILEPGDGIAFKYNGKIKGIYLENIIKQDENEIIIDTTRLVKVGTEVFISYSKSTHDYLKQFEKETIKNNVGINLSLTWDENLNLFTKVEYHIDDELINFRHKTLDKFQKAKNKPVTEETIEKQLNKTGGTPFYIENIRFNNMPKDIFIPIREINQIRREILDTATELLINHYTPTKKSVKAVRKNLTKFFEDYENAPNKTKRKTPKLSVFVDDISQINAVSGFDLKRIYFDRNCHYNNPEDYFNDIKETLKKASLMASPTELVWVLSSFISEEDANRCNEIVKELENEGIIVSVMGDFPGMAELFDCPIYGNHNLNVWNSFAVRDLNEAGFKSLIVSSELSGEEIRELINKNHDRNIELEMIVNGNLEVIVSKDDFTNLNDGKDFIISNDADYATLEDKKRKKFKYKIFFDYNRQSHIINKDCLCLIEEINEIKEFHLDSLILDCRYSNEKYTTQILSIYNESLKNKDPEELTKYKYQIMDSSQSYINKGNYIEGRLHEDKK